A stretch of the Capsicum annuum cultivar UCD-10X-F1 chromosome 10, UCD10Xv1.1, whole genome shotgun sequence genome encodes the following:
- the LOC107846007 gene encoding lactosylceramide 4-alpha-galactosyltransferase, with protein MFKMFDYYKKSRTKSFHLFSILSFALIIFVITFSDRLISNFSSSHSIAFVSKNSSEQPLRSTFVHKSILSKKEKIVKEEEEIEDHVNLMPLFNLTEEQRISWFKKKLTEFSILKSTRLSRQFSSRVNKFFNTKSCRVQLFMTWISPANSFGRREFFALETLFKSHPKGCLIILSRTLDTPRGARILSPLTQLGYKVVAVTPELSFLFNSTPVESWFDDLKNGRKDPGEIPLAQNLSNLIRLAVLYKYGGVYLDTDFIILKDFSRLRNSIGAQSISANGNWTRLNNAVLIFDKKHPLLYKFMEEFAFSFDGNKWGQNGPYLVSRVVERLMTSTQKNQLNFTVLPPISFYPVDWIRIPGFFMKSNTRSHSRWIEAKLLQLSGETYGVHLWNKQSSSMKIEQGSIIGRLISEHCLLCKDIYSS; from the coding sequence ATGTTCAAGATGTTCGATTACTACAAAAAAAGTAGAACAAAaagttttcatcttttttctattctttcttttgctttgattatttttgttatcACTTTTTCTGATAGACTCATATCTAATTTTTCATCATCCCATTCAATTGCTTTTGTATCAAAAAATAGTTCTGAACAGCCACTAAGGTCCACTTttgtacataaatcaattttgtcaaagaaggaaaaaatagtcaaagaagaagaagaaattgaagatCATGTGAATTTGATGCCTCTTTTTAATCTCACAGAAGAGCAAAGAATTTCATGGTTCAAGAAAAAATTGACTGAATTTAGCATATTGAAGTCAACAAGATTGTCAAGACAATTTAGTAGCAGAGTGAACAAGTTCTTTAATACGAAAAGTTGCAGAGTTCAGTTATTCATGACGTGGATTTCCCCTGCAAATTCTTTTGGAAGAAGGGAATTTTTTGCGTTGGAGACTTTGTTCAAGTCCCACCCAAAAGGTTGTTTGATAATTCTTTCGCGAACTTTGGACACCCCTCGTGGGGCTAGAATCTTGAGCCCTTTGACTCAATTGGGCTATAAGGTTGTAGCTGTGACTCCAGAGCTGTCTTTTCTGTTCAACAGTACGCCAGTTGAATCATGGTTTGATGACCTCAAGAATGGTAGAAAAGACCCTGGTGAAATTCCATTGGCTCAGAATTTGTCCAATTTGATTAGACTAGCTGTTCTGTACAAGTATGGCGGTGTTTATCTTGACACGGATTTTATCATCCTGAAGGATTTTTCGAGACTCAGGAATTCGATTGGTGCACAAAGCATATCTGCAAATGGGAATTGGACAAGACTGAATAATGCAGTACTGATCTTTGATAAAAAGCATCCACTTCTTTACAAGTTTATGGAGGAATTTGCTTTCTCTTTTGATGGAAATAAGTGGGGACAAAATGGACCATATTTGGTTTCAAGAGTGGTAGAGAGATTGATGACCTCTACACAAAAAAATCAGTTGAACTTTACTGTATTACCACCAATATCATTTTATCCGGTTGATTGGATTCGAATTCCCGGATTCTTCATGAAATCAAATACAAGAAGTCATTCAAGATGGATAGAAGCCAAGTTGCTTCAACTTAGTGGTGAAACTTATGGAGTGCACCTTTGGAACAAGCAGAGTAGTAGCATGAAAATTGAACAAGGAAGTATTATAGGGAGATTGATTTCTGAACATTGTTTGTTATGTAAAGATATTTACAGTTCATAA